A genomic region of Eucalyptus grandis isolate ANBG69807.140 chromosome 5, ASM1654582v1, whole genome shotgun sequence contains the following coding sequences:
- the LOC120293562 gene encoding putative receptor-like protein kinase At3g47110: MSSSHFCSLAFPAVLILELMITSFASCSAPGNETDKIALQEFRSLLTDDSAGTLASWNDSLHFCRWTGVTCGLRHQRVTALNLDGRDLAGTVSPYIGNLSFLRYLNLANNSFHGFIPSEIGRLFRLENLILSHNALGGGIPRNLSMCLSLVTLELDYNRLHNSIPSEFGSLSKLQTLSLPFNNLIGRIPASIGNLSNLEELDLLSNNLTGGVPISISQTRLKFFQAGQNQLTGGFPPALYNLSSLNTISLTLGLFSGSIRRDIGLLLPNLQILYLAVNQFTGPIPDSLSNVTNLAEIDFYGNNFTGHVPASFGGLQNLSWLGLGFNFLGSGATDSLSFLADLANCSNLEMLDLQHNQFKGELPVSVGNFSTQLERLQLSTNRIHGRIPEAIANLFSLHLLYMNDNMLTGNIPMSIGRLSNLKSLNLAQNKLTGHTPSTIGNITGLIRLYLYNNSLEGSIPLSLGDCKSLLDLRLCHNKFTGTIPSHMIRPSSLIILLNVRFLQLWATVWDSKSCICSRTIFEDPFLSSRG, from the exons ATGAGTTCGAGCCATTTCTGTTCACTCGCCTTCCCTGCTGTCTTGATCCTGGAGCTCATGATCACGAGCTTCGCTTCTTGTAGCGCTCCAGGAAATGAGACTGATAAAATTGCTCTGCAAGAGTTCAGGTCCCTCTTAACAGATGATTCTGCAGGAACCTTGGCCTCCTGGAATGATTCCCTCCATTTCTGCCGATGGACTGGAGTCACTTGTGGTCTCAGACACCAACGAGTCACCGCCTTGAACCTAGATGGACGAGATCTGGCTGGGACCGTGTCCCCTTATATCGGAAACCTTTCGTTCCTCCGATACCTGAACCTCGCAAACAACTCTTTCCATGGTTTCATTCCTTCTGAAATCGGGCGCTTGTTCAGGCTTGAAAACCTGATCTTGAGCCACAACGCCTTAGGAGGTGGAATTCCTAGAAATCTCTCCATGTGTCTTAGCCTCGTGACTCTCGAGCTCGACTATAATCGTCTCCACAATTCCATTCCTTCCGAATTTGGGTCACTGTCAAAACTCCAGACGCTCTCCCTTCCGTTCAACAATCTCATAGGACGAATCCCCGCTTCCATCGGAAACCTTTCCAACCTCGAAGAGCTTGATCTATTGAGCAACAACCTGACAGGAGGAGTTCCCATTTCTATAAGCCAAACGAGGCTTAAATTTTTTCAGGCAGGTCAAAACCAGCTGACAGGTGGCTTCCCCCCTGCCCTTTACAACTTGTCATCCCTCAATACCATAAGTTTGACCCTAGGCCTGTTCTCTGGTAGTATCAGGAGAGACATAGGCCTTCTGCTTCCAAATCTGCAAATTTTATATCTGGCAGTTAATCAGTTCACAGGTCCCATTCCCGATTCACTCTCCAACGTCACGAACTTagcagaaattgatttctatggCAATAACTTCACTGGACATGTCCCGGCCAGCTTTGGAGGGCTTCAAAACTTGAGCTGGCTCGGCCTTGGGTTTAATTTTCTCGGAAGCGGCGCAACCGACAGTCTAAGTTTCCTTGCTGATTTGGCCAACTGCAGCAACCTTGAAATGCTAGATTTACAACATAACCAGTTCAAAGGCGAGCTGCCTGTTTCTGTTGGTAACTTCTCAACCCAACTGGAGAGGCTACAATTGTCGACAAACAGAATTCATGGGAGAATTCCTGAAGCAATTGCAAACCTCTTTAGTCTACATCTATTATATATGAACGATAACATGCTGACAGGCAACATTCCAATGTCTATTGGGAGGCTATCAAACTTGAAATCTCTGAATTTGGCCCAAAACAAGTTGACTGGACACACACCTTCGACCATAGGTAACATCACCGGTCTGATACGTCTGTACTTGTACAACAACAGCTTAGAAGGAAGCATACCTTTGAGCCTCGGCGACTGCAAGTCCCTGCTAGATCTGCGCCTCTGTCATAACAAATTTACTGGGACCATTCCTAGCCACATGATCAGACCGTCCTCCCTCATAATACTTTTGAAT GTGAGATTCCTACAACTTTGGGCAACTGTTTGGGACTCGAAGAGCTGTATATGCAGTCGAACCATTTTCGAGGACCCATTCCTCAGTTCAAGGGGTTAA
- the LOC120293563 gene encoding probable LRR receptor-like serine/threonine-protein kinase At3g47570, which produces MKHRPSKWVVDIIICASCAVALLSLISLFWLRNSKKEHLPARSLGHFHERISYDALFKATDGFCSSKLIGSGSFGNVYRGTLGPDGKIVAIKVLNLQQKGAFKGFLAECKALSSIRHRNLVKILTACSSIDSHRNEFKALVYEFMVNGNLDIWLHPNDEHMQFKPLSFLQRLNITIDVAFPLDYLLK; this is translated from the exons ATGAAGCATAGACCTTCGAAGTGGGTGGTGGACATAATCATTTGTGCTTCTTGTGCAGTGGCATTACTGTCCTTAATATCTCTTTTCTGGTTGAGAAACTCGAAGAAGGAACATCTGCCTGCCCGCTCCCTCGGCCATTTTCACGAGAGAATTTCGTATGATGCTCTATTCAAAGCTACCGACGGGTTCTGTTCAAGCAAATTGATTGGTTCAG GTAGTTTTGGCAATGTGTACAGAGGAACTCTTGGTCCCGACGGAAAAATCGTGGCCATCAAGGTTTTGAATCTCCAGCAGAAAGGAGCTTTCAAGGGCTTCTTGGCCGAATGCAAAGCACTCAGCAGCATTCGGCATCGTAACCTTGTTAAGATCTTGACTGCTTGTTCGAGCATCGACTCCCATCGTAATGAGTTCAAAGCCTTGGTATACGAGTTCATGGTAAACGGCAACTTGGACATTTGGTTGCACCCAAACGACGAACACATGCAATTCAAACCTTTGAGCTTCCTGCAAAGATTGAACATCACAATCGATGTGGCCTTTCCTTTGGATTATCTtctgaaatag
- the LOC120293402 gene encoding probable LRR receptor-like serine/threonine-protein kinase At3g47570 has protein sequence MGYIAPEYGMGVRPSTSGDVYSFGILLLEMFTGRRPTDNIFKENFNLQKFVKSVLSKRATGMLDQSIFCGEVGESMDKEGIWRDCGTDQAECLMSVFEIGLICSAESPKDRKDMNGVARDLLSIRDKFLKTGIHEDRIQSPAPRDRCEEVACSTSGY, from the exons ATGGGTTACATTGCTCCAG AATATGGAATGGGCGTTCGTCCATCAACAAGTGGGGATGTGTACAGTTTCGGAATTCTCTTGTTAGAGATGTTCACTGGAAGACGACCAACAGACAACATATTTAAAGAGAATTTTAACCTTCAGAAGTTCGTCAAGTCAGTGTTGTCAAAGCGAGCAACGGGGATGTTGGATCAGTCAATTTTCTGCGGAGAAGTAGGCGAAAGCATGGACAAGGAGGGGATATGGAGAGACTGTGGAACCGACCAAGCCGAATGTCTGATGTCGGTTTTTGAGATCGGATTAATTTGCTCAGCAGAATCACCAAAAGACAGGAAGGACATGAATGGTGTCGCACGGGACTTGCTCTCAATCAGAGACAAGTTTCTCAAAACCGGCATCCATGAGGATAGAATACAGAGCCCTGCACCAA GGGACAGGTGCGAGGAGGTGGCCTGTTCCACCTCCGGTTATTGA